Proteins encoded in a region of the Bubalus bubalis isolate 160015118507 breed Murrah chromosome 9, NDDB_SH_1, whole genome shotgun sequence genome:
- the GPR108 gene encoding protein GPR108 isoform X1, translating into MAVSERRGLGRGSPAEWGPWLLLLLLLGGSSGRIHRLTLTGEKRADIQLNSFGFYTNGSLEVNLSLLRLGRQDTEEKAPLVGFSLTRVRSGSIRSYSNRDSHECPLRKNSSSLLVLFLINTKDLEVQVRKYGEQKKLFISAGLLPESPSEPGLPKSEHMVTPKVDHAGTTAAPDKAKSKPTGLQGDRQGVSGKDQELVLGLGHLNNSYNFSFHVVIGSRAEEGQYNLNFHNCDNLVPGREQPFDITVMIREKNPEGYLSAAEIPLFKLYMVMSACFLGAGIFWVSILCKNTYNVFKIHWLMAALTFTKSVSLLFHSINYYFINSQGHPIEGLAVMHYITHLLKGALLFITIALIGSGWAFVKYVLSDKEKKIFGIVIPLQVLANVAYIVMESREEGASDYGIWKEILFLVDLICCGTILFPVVWSIRHLQDASGTDGKVAVNLAKLKLFRHYYVMVICYIYFTRIIAILLRAVVPFQWQWLYQLLVEGSTLAFFVLTGYKFQPARDNPYLQLPQEDEEGMQIEQVMTDSGFREGLSKVNKTASGRELL; encoded by the exons ATGGCAGTGAGCGAGAGGAGGGGGCTCGGCCGTGGGAGCCCCGCGGAATGGGGGCCGTggctacttctgctgctgctgttaggcGGTTCCTCTGGACGCATTCACCGGCTGACGCTGACG GGGGAGAAGCGAGCAGACATCCAACTGAACAGCTTTGGTTTCTACACCAACGGCTCCCTGGAGGTGAATCTGAGCCTCCTGAGGCTAGGCCGCCAGGATACAGAAGAGAAGGCCCCGCTG GTGGGGTTCAGTCTGACCCGGGTGAGATCTGGCAGCATTCGCTCCTACTCA AATCGGGACTCCCATGAGTGTCCTCTCCGGAAAAACAGTAGCAGCCTCCTGGTTCTCTTCCTCATCAACACCAAAGATCTGGA GGTCCAGGTACGAAAGTATGGGGAGCAGAAAAAGCTGTTCATCTCTGCTGGGCTCCTCCCAGAATCACCCTCCGAACCAGGGCTCCCAAAGTCAGAGCACATGGTCACCCCCAAGGTGGACCACG CAGGGACCACTGCTGCACCTGACAAGGCCAAGTCAAAACCCACAGGATTACAAGGGGACCGGCAG GGTGTCAGTGGGAAGGACCAGGAGCTGGTATTGGGCCTGGGCCACCTCAACAACTCCTACAATTTCAGT TTCCATGTAGTGATCGGCTCTAGGGCTGAGGAAGGCCAATACAACCTCAACTTCCACAACTGTGACAACTTGGTGCCAGGCCGGGAGCAGCCGTTTGACATCACG GTAATGATCCGGGAGAAGAACCCCGAGGGCTACCTGTCAGCGGCGGAAATCCCTCTTTTCAAGCTGTACATGGTCATGTCCGCATGCTTCCTGGGCGCCGGCATCTTCTGGGTGTCCATCCTCTGCAAGAACAC GTACAACGTCTTCAAGATCCACTGGCTCATGGCAGCCCTGACTTTCACCAAGAGCgtctctcttctcttccacaGT ATCAACTACTACTTCATCAACAGCCAGGGCCACCCCATCGAAGGCCTCGCTGTCATGCACTACATCACGCATCT GCTGAAGGGTGCCCTCCTCTTCATCACCATTGCCTTGATCGGCTCCGGCTGGGCCTTCGTCAAGTACGTGCTGTCAGACAAGGAGAAGAAGATCTTTGGGATAGTGATCCCACTGCAG GTCCTGGCCAACGTGGCCTACATTGTCATGGAGTCCCGCGAGGAGGGTGCCAGCGACTACGGTATCTGGAAGGAGATCCTCTTCCTGGTGGATCTCATCTGCTGTGGCACCATCCTGTTCCCCGTGGTCTG GTCCATCCGGCATCTCCAGGACGCGTCTGGCACTGATGGGAAGG TGGCAGTGAACCTGGCCAAGCTGAAGCTGTTCCGGCATTACTATGTCATG GTCATCTGCTACATTTACTTCACACGGATCATTGCCATCTTGCTTCGGGCGGTCGTGCCCTTCCAGTGGCAGTGGCTGTACCAG CTCTTGGTGGAGGGCTCCACTCTCGCCTTCTTCGTGCTCACGGGCTACAAGTTCCAACCCGCAAGGGATAACCCGTACCTGCAGCTACCCCAAGAGGATGAGGAGGGCATGCAGATAGAGCAAGT AATGACCGATTCTGGGTTCCGGGAAGGCCTGTCCAAAGTCAACAAAACAGCCAGCGGGCGGGAGCTGTTGTGA
- the GPR108 gene encoding protein GPR108 isoform X2: MAVSERRGLGRGSPAEWGPWLLLLLLLGGSSGRIHRLTLTGEKRADIQLNSFGFYTNGSLEVNLSLLRLGRQDTEEKAPLVGFSLTRVRSGSIRSYSNRDSHECPLRKNSSSLLVLFLINTKDLEVQVRKYGEQKKLFISAGLLPESPSEPGLPKSEHMVTPKVDHGTTAAPDKAKSKPTGLQGDRQGVSGKDQELVLGLGHLNNSYNFSFHVVIGSRAEEGQYNLNFHNCDNLVPGREQPFDITVMIREKNPEGYLSAAEIPLFKLYMVMSACFLGAGIFWVSILCKNTYNVFKIHWLMAALTFTKSVSLLFHSINYYFINSQGHPIEGLAVMHYITHLLKGALLFITIALIGSGWAFVKYVLSDKEKKIFGIVIPLQVLANVAYIVMESREEGASDYGIWKEILFLVDLICCGTILFPVVWSIRHLQDASGTDGKVAVNLAKLKLFRHYYVMVICYIYFTRIIAILLRAVVPFQWQWLYQLLVEGSTLAFFVLTGYKFQPARDNPYLQLPQEDEEGMQIEQVMTDSGFREGLSKVNKTASGRELL; encoded by the exons ATGGCAGTGAGCGAGAGGAGGGGGCTCGGCCGTGGGAGCCCCGCGGAATGGGGGCCGTggctacttctgctgctgctgttaggcGGTTCCTCTGGACGCATTCACCGGCTGACGCTGACG GGGGAGAAGCGAGCAGACATCCAACTGAACAGCTTTGGTTTCTACACCAACGGCTCCCTGGAGGTGAATCTGAGCCTCCTGAGGCTAGGCCGCCAGGATACAGAAGAGAAGGCCCCGCTG GTGGGGTTCAGTCTGACCCGGGTGAGATCTGGCAGCATTCGCTCCTACTCA AATCGGGACTCCCATGAGTGTCCTCTCCGGAAAAACAGTAGCAGCCTCCTGGTTCTCTTCCTCATCAACACCAAAGATCTGGA GGTCCAGGTACGAAAGTATGGGGAGCAGAAAAAGCTGTTCATCTCTGCTGGGCTCCTCCCAGAATCACCCTCCGAACCAGGGCTCCCAAAGTCAGAGCACATGGTCACCCCCAAGGTGGACCACG GGACCACTGCTGCACCTGACAAGGCCAAGTCAAAACCCACAGGATTACAAGGGGACCGGCAG GGTGTCAGTGGGAAGGACCAGGAGCTGGTATTGGGCCTGGGCCACCTCAACAACTCCTACAATTTCAGT TTCCATGTAGTGATCGGCTCTAGGGCTGAGGAAGGCCAATACAACCTCAACTTCCACAACTGTGACAACTTGGTGCCAGGCCGGGAGCAGCCGTTTGACATCACG GTAATGATCCGGGAGAAGAACCCCGAGGGCTACCTGTCAGCGGCGGAAATCCCTCTTTTCAAGCTGTACATGGTCATGTCCGCATGCTTCCTGGGCGCCGGCATCTTCTGGGTGTCCATCCTCTGCAAGAACAC GTACAACGTCTTCAAGATCCACTGGCTCATGGCAGCCCTGACTTTCACCAAGAGCgtctctcttctcttccacaGT ATCAACTACTACTTCATCAACAGCCAGGGCCACCCCATCGAAGGCCTCGCTGTCATGCACTACATCACGCATCT GCTGAAGGGTGCCCTCCTCTTCATCACCATTGCCTTGATCGGCTCCGGCTGGGCCTTCGTCAAGTACGTGCTGTCAGACAAGGAGAAGAAGATCTTTGGGATAGTGATCCCACTGCAG GTCCTGGCCAACGTGGCCTACATTGTCATGGAGTCCCGCGAGGAGGGTGCCAGCGACTACGGTATCTGGAAGGAGATCCTCTTCCTGGTGGATCTCATCTGCTGTGGCACCATCCTGTTCCCCGTGGTCTG GTCCATCCGGCATCTCCAGGACGCGTCTGGCACTGATGGGAAGG TGGCAGTGAACCTGGCCAAGCTGAAGCTGTTCCGGCATTACTATGTCATG GTCATCTGCTACATTTACTTCACACGGATCATTGCCATCTTGCTTCGGGCGGTCGTGCCCTTCCAGTGGCAGTGGCTGTACCAG CTCTTGGTGGAGGGCTCCACTCTCGCCTTCTTCGTGCTCACGGGCTACAAGTTCCAACCCGCAAGGGATAACCCGTACCTGCAGCTACCCCAAGAGGATGAGGAGGGCATGCAGATAGAGCAAGT AATGACCGATTCTGGGTTCCGGGAAGGCCTGTCCAAAGTCAACAAAACAGCCAGCGGGCGGGAGCTGTTGTGA
- the GPR108 gene encoding protein GPR108 isoform X5, producing the protein MVTPKVDHAGTTAAPDKAKSKPTGLQGDRQGVSGKDQELVLGLGHLNNSYNFSFHVVIGSRAEEGQYNLNFHNCDNLVPGREQPFDITVMIREKNPEGYLSAAEIPLFKLYMVMSACFLGAGIFWVSILCKNTYNVFKIHWLMAALTFTKSVSLLFHSINYYFINSQGHPIEGLAVMHYITHLLKGALLFITIALIGSGWAFVKYVLSDKEKKIFGIVIPLQVLANVAYIVMESREEGASDYGIWKEILFLVDLICCGTILFPVVWSIRHLQDASGTDGKVAVNLAKLKLFRHYYVMVICYIYFTRIIAILLRAVVPFQWQWLYQLLVEGSTLAFFVLTGYKFQPARDNPYLQLPQEDEEGMQIEQVMTDSGFREGLSKVNKTASGRELL; encoded by the exons ATGGTCACCCCCAAGGTGGACCACG CAGGGACCACTGCTGCACCTGACAAGGCCAAGTCAAAACCCACAGGATTACAAGGGGACCGGCAG GGTGTCAGTGGGAAGGACCAGGAGCTGGTATTGGGCCTGGGCCACCTCAACAACTCCTACAATTTCAGT TTCCATGTAGTGATCGGCTCTAGGGCTGAGGAAGGCCAATACAACCTCAACTTCCACAACTGTGACAACTTGGTGCCAGGCCGGGAGCAGCCGTTTGACATCACG GTAATGATCCGGGAGAAGAACCCCGAGGGCTACCTGTCAGCGGCGGAAATCCCTCTTTTCAAGCTGTACATGGTCATGTCCGCATGCTTCCTGGGCGCCGGCATCTTCTGGGTGTCCATCCTCTGCAAGAACAC GTACAACGTCTTCAAGATCCACTGGCTCATGGCAGCCCTGACTTTCACCAAGAGCgtctctcttctcttccacaGT ATCAACTACTACTTCATCAACAGCCAGGGCCACCCCATCGAAGGCCTCGCTGTCATGCACTACATCACGCATCT GCTGAAGGGTGCCCTCCTCTTCATCACCATTGCCTTGATCGGCTCCGGCTGGGCCTTCGTCAAGTACGTGCTGTCAGACAAGGAGAAGAAGATCTTTGGGATAGTGATCCCACTGCAG GTCCTGGCCAACGTGGCCTACATTGTCATGGAGTCCCGCGAGGAGGGTGCCAGCGACTACGGTATCTGGAAGGAGATCCTCTTCCTGGTGGATCTCATCTGCTGTGGCACCATCCTGTTCCCCGTGGTCTG GTCCATCCGGCATCTCCAGGACGCGTCTGGCACTGATGGGAAGG TGGCAGTGAACCTGGCCAAGCTGAAGCTGTTCCGGCATTACTATGTCATG GTCATCTGCTACATTTACTTCACACGGATCATTGCCATCTTGCTTCGGGCGGTCGTGCCCTTCCAGTGGCAGTGGCTGTACCAG CTCTTGGTGGAGGGCTCCACTCTCGCCTTCTTCGTGCTCACGGGCTACAAGTTCCAACCCGCAAGGGATAACCCGTACCTGCAGCTACCCCAAGAGGATGAGGAGGGCATGCAGATAGAGCAAGT AATGACCGATTCTGGGTTCCGGGAAGGCCTGTCCAAAGTCAACAAAACAGCCAGCGGGCGGGAGCTGTTGTGA
- the GPR108 gene encoding protein GPR108 isoform X3, producing the protein MAVSERRGLGRGSPAEWGPWLLLLLLLGGSSGRIHRLTLTGEKRADIQLNSFGFYTNGSLEVNLSLLRLGRQDTEEKAPLVGFSLTRVRSGSIRSYSNRDSHECPLRKNSSSLLVLFLINTKDLEVQVRKYGEQKKLFISAGLLPESPSEPGLPKSEHMVTPKVDHAGTTAAPDKAKSKPTGLQGDRQGVSGKDQELVLGLGHLNNSYNFSFHVVIGSRAEEGQYNLNFHNCDNLVPGREQPFDITVMIREKNPEGYLSAAEIPLFKLYMVMSACFLGAGIFWVSILCKNTYNVFKIHWLMAALTFTKSVSLLFHSINYYFINSQGHPIEGLAVMHYITHLLKGALLFITIALIGSGWAFVKYVLSDKEKKIFGIVIPLQVLANVAYIVMESREEGASDYGIWKEILFLVDLICCGTILFPVVWSIRHLQDASGTDGKVAVNLAKLKLFRHYYVMVGTLCSLGKFGRRWWSGARGRKTASSLASTPP; encoded by the exons ATGGCAGTGAGCGAGAGGAGGGGGCTCGGCCGTGGGAGCCCCGCGGAATGGGGGCCGTggctacttctgctgctgctgttaggcGGTTCCTCTGGACGCATTCACCGGCTGACGCTGACG GGGGAGAAGCGAGCAGACATCCAACTGAACAGCTTTGGTTTCTACACCAACGGCTCCCTGGAGGTGAATCTGAGCCTCCTGAGGCTAGGCCGCCAGGATACAGAAGAGAAGGCCCCGCTG GTGGGGTTCAGTCTGACCCGGGTGAGATCTGGCAGCATTCGCTCCTACTCA AATCGGGACTCCCATGAGTGTCCTCTCCGGAAAAACAGTAGCAGCCTCCTGGTTCTCTTCCTCATCAACACCAAAGATCTGGA GGTCCAGGTACGAAAGTATGGGGAGCAGAAAAAGCTGTTCATCTCTGCTGGGCTCCTCCCAGAATCACCCTCCGAACCAGGGCTCCCAAAGTCAGAGCACATGGTCACCCCCAAGGTGGACCACG CAGGGACCACTGCTGCACCTGACAAGGCCAAGTCAAAACCCACAGGATTACAAGGGGACCGGCAG GGTGTCAGTGGGAAGGACCAGGAGCTGGTATTGGGCCTGGGCCACCTCAACAACTCCTACAATTTCAGT TTCCATGTAGTGATCGGCTCTAGGGCTGAGGAAGGCCAATACAACCTCAACTTCCACAACTGTGACAACTTGGTGCCAGGCCGGGAGCAGCCGTTTGACATCACG GTAATGATCCGGGAGAAGAACCCCGAGGGCTACCTGTCAGCGGCGGAAATCCCTCTTTTCAAGCTGTACATGGTCATGTCCGCATGCTTCCTGGGCGCCGGCATCTTCTGGGTGTCCATCCTCTGCAAGAACAC GTACAACGTCTTCAAGATCCACTGGCTCATGGCAGCCCTGACTTTCACCAAGAGCgtctctcttctcttccacaGT ATCAACTACTACTTCATCAACAGCCAGGGCCACCCCATCGAAGGCCTCGCTGTCATGCACTACATCACGCATCT GCTGAAGGGTGCCCTCCTCTTCATCACCATTGCCTTGATCGGCTCCGGCTGGGCCTTCGTCAAGTACGTGCTGTCAGACAAGGAGAAGAAGATCTTTGGGATAGTGATCCCACTGCAG GTCCTGGCCAACGTGGCCTACATTGTCATGGAGTCCCGCGAGGAGGGTGCCAGCGACTACGGTATCTGGAAGGAGATCCTCTTCCTGGTGGATCTCATCTGCTGTGGCACCATCCTGTTCCCCGTGGTCTG GTCCATCCGGCATCTCCAGGACGCGTCTGGCACTGATGGGAAGG TGGCAGTGAACCTGGCCAAGCTGAAGCTGTTCCGGCATTACTATGTCATGGTAGGAACCCTCTGCTCACTCGGGAAGTTTGGGCG GCGGTGGTGGAGCGGGGCGAGGGGGCGGAAGACAGCCAGCTCATTAGCAAGCACACCACCCTAA
- the GPR108 gene encoding protein GPR108 isoform X4: MAVSERRGLGRGSPAEWGPWLLLLLLLGGSSGRIHRLTLTGEKRADIQLNSFGFYTNGSLEVNLSLLRLGRQDTEEKAPLVGFSLTRVRSGSIRSYSNRDSHECPLRKNSSSLLVLFLINTKDLEVQVRKYGEQKKLFISAGLLPESPSEPGLPKSEHMVTPKVDHAGTTAAPDKAKSKPTGLQGDRQGVSGKDQELVLGLGHLNNSYNFSFHVVIGSRAEEGQYNLNFHNCDNLVPGREQPFDITVMIREKNPEGYLSAAEIPLFKLYMVMSACFLGAGIFWVSILCKNTYNVFKIHWLMAALTFTKSVSLLFHSINYYFINSQGHPIEGLAVMHYITHLLKGALLFITIALIGSGWAFVKYVLSDKEKKIFGIVIPLQVLANVAYIVMESREEGASDYGIWKEILFLVDLICCGTILFPVVWSIRHLQDASGTDGKESFP; the protein is encoded by the exons ATGGCAGTGAGCGAGAGGAGGGGGCTCGGCCGTGGGAGCCCCGCGGAATGGGGGCCGTggctacttctgctgctgctgttaggcGGTTCCTCTGGACGCATTCACCGGCTGACGCTGACG GGGGAGAAGCGAGCAGACATCCAACTGAACAGCTTTGGTTTCTACACCAACGGCTCCCTGGAGGTGAATCTGAGCCTCCTGAGGCTAGGCCGCCAGGATACAGAAGAGAAGGCCCCGCTG GTGGGGTTCAGTCTGACCCGGGTGAGATCTGGCAGCATTCGCTCCTACTCA AATCGGGACTCCCATGAGTGTCCTCTCCGGAAAAACAGTAGCAGCCTCCTGGTTCTCTTCCTCATCAACACCAAAGATCTGGA GGTCCAGGTACGAAAGTATGGGGAGCAGAAAAAGCTGTTCATCTCTGCTGGGCTCCTCCCAGAATCACCCTCCGAACCAGGGCTCCCAAAGTCAGAGCACATGGTCACCCCCAAGGTGGACCACG CAGGGACCACTGCTGCACCTGACAAGGCCAAGTCAAAACCCACAGGATTACAAGGGGACCGGCAG GGTGTCAGTGGGAAGGACCAGGAGCTGGTATTGGGCCTGGGCCACCTCAACAACTCCTACAATTTCAGT TTCCATGTAGTGATCGGCTCTAGGGCTGAGGAAGGCCAATACAACCTCAACTTCCACAACTGTGACAACTTGGTGCCAGGCCGGGAGCAGCCGTTTGACATCACG GTAATGATCCGGGAGAAGAACCCCGAGGGCTACCTGTCAGCGGCGGAAATCCCTCTTTTCAAGCTGTACATGGTCATGTCCGCATGCTTCCTGGGCGCCGGCATCTTCTGGGTGTCCATCCTCTGCAAGAACAC GTACAACGTCTTCAAGATCCACTGGCTCATGGCAGCCCTGACTTTCACCAAGAGCgtctctcttctcttccacaGT ATCAACTACTACTTCATCAACAGCCAGGGCCACCCCATCGAAGGCCTCGCTGTCATGCACTACATCACGCATCT GCTGAAGGGTGCCCTCCTCTTCATCACCATTGCCTTGATCGGCTCCGGCTGGGCCTTCGTCAAGTACGTGCTGTCAGACAAGGAGAAGAAGATCTTTGGGATAGTGATCCCACTGCAG GTCCTGGCCAACGTGGCCTACATTGTCATGGAGTCCCGCGAGGAGGGTGCCAGCGACTACGGTATCTGGAAGGAGATCCTCTTCCTGGTGGATCTCATCTGCTGTGGCACCATCCTGTTCCCCGTGGTCTG GTCCATCCGGCATCTCCAGGACGCGTCTGGCACTGATGGGAAGG AGTCCTTCCCTTGA